A DNA window from Porites lutea chromosome 6, jaPorLute2.1, whole genome shotgun sequence contains the following coding sequences:
- the LOC140941526 gene encoding uncharacterized protein: protein MGGFNSDNTVIKAKHIAMNYWYLVFEEPGGTWLYITAAGGGQQVTVQSSPSEEAKFEPDFYWGHTVFKSSRYNTLYLGCDENKMATLVPMKITSYPNPQAMFIVN, encoded by the exons ATGGGTGGTTTCAATAGTGATAACA ctgtGATAAAAGCAAAACACATAGCGATGAATTATTGGTATTTAGTTTTTGAGGAACCTGGCGGTACATGGTTATATATTACCGCTGCTGGAGGCGGTCAGCAAGTCACTGTCCAG TCAAGTCCATCTGAAGAGGCAAAATTTGAGCCCGACTTTTACTGGGGTCATACAGTTTTCAAGAGCAGTCGTTACAACACCTTGTACCTTGGATGTGACGAGAACAAAATGGCCACACTTGTACCCATGAAAATAACGAGTTACCCAAATCCACAGGCTATGTTCATTGTCAATTAA